Proteins co-encoded in one Streptomyces sp. JH34 genomic window:
- a CDS encoding heavy metal translocating P-type ATPase, giving the protein MPAVVIPPPTRLASAGSGEAPRRRTRVLALAEARWAGAALALFLLALPLHLTGAPGWTWGPLYALVYAAGGWEPALSGLRELREKVLDVDLLMIVAALGAASIGQVMDGALLIVIFATSGALEALATARTQDAVRGLLDLAPATASRVTADGGEESVATGDLTVGDVIRIRPGERVGADGRVLDGASEVDQATITGEPLPVAKEPGDEVFAGTLNGTGTLRVAVERDASESVIARIVAMTEEAARTKAPTQLFIEKVEQRYSLGMVVATLAVFLVPLAFGDDVTGSLLRAMTFMIVASPCAVVLATMPPLLSAMANAGRHGVLVKSAVVMERLGQSDVVALDKTGTLTEGTPRVTGVHPLPGAGLTGETLLALAAAAEHPSEHPLARAVVNAAQERGLRLSPASEFDSAPGTGVTATVDGQVISVGSPARLLRHTGAPAAADAAASATGLEEAGSTAVLVLRDGEPVGVLGIADRIRHDAAATVTALARLTDGSPMLLTGDNARAAARLAAEAGITDVRAGLLPQDKAAAVRELEQAGRRVLVVGDGVNDAPALAAAHVGIAMGRAGSDLALEAADAVVIRDELATVPTVVALSRATRRLVVQNLVVAGVFISALVVWDLVGHLPLPLGVLGHEGSTVIVGLNGLRLLRESAWRRAAGQEREVMGGRQVRD; this is encoded by the coding sequence ATGCCAGCTGTCGTCATCCCGCCCCCGACGCGCCTCGCCTCCGCCGGCTCGGGTGAGGCGCCCCGGCGTCGCACGCGGGTCCTGGCCCTCGCCGAGGCCCGATGGGCGGGTGCGGCCCTGGCGCTGTTCCTGCTCGCGCTGCCGCTGCACCTGACCGGGGCCCCGGGCTGGACGTGGGGCCCGCTGTACGCCCTCGTCTACGCCGCCGGAGGCTGGGAACCGGCCCTCTCGGGACTGCGGGAGCTCCGGGAGAAGGTCCTGGACGTGGACCTGCTGATGATCGTGGCCGCGCTCGGCGCGGCCTCGATCGGCCAGGTCATGGACGGGGCACTACTCATCGTGATCTTCGCGACGTCCGGCGCGCTGGAGGCGCTGGCGACGGCCCGCACCCAGGACGCGGTCCGCGGCCTCCTCGACCTGGCCCCGGCCACCGCCTCCCGCGTCACCGCGGACGGAGGCGAGGAGAGCGTCGCCACCGGGGATCTCACGGTCGGCGATGTCATCCGGATCCGGCCGGGCGAGCGCGTCGGCGCCGACGGGCGGGTCCTCGACGGTGCGAGCGAGGTCGATCAGGCCACCATCACCGGAGAACCGCTGCCCGTCGCGAAGGAGCCCGGCGACGAGGTGTTCGCCGGGACGCTGAACGGCACGGGCACCCTGAGGGTCGCCGTCGAGCGGGACGCGTCGGAGTCGGTCATCGCCCGGATCGTGGCGATGACCGAGGAGGCCGCCCGCACGAAGGCCCCCACCCAGTTGTTCATCGAGAAGGTCGAGCAGCGCTACTCGCTCGGCATGGTCGTGGCCACCCTGGCCGTCTTCCTCGTCCCGCTCGCCTTCGGCGACGACGTGACCGGGAGTCTGCTGCGTGCCATGACGTTCATGATCGTGGCCTCCCCCTGCGCCGTGGTGCTGGCGACCATGCCGCCCCTGCTCTCCGCCATGGCCAACGCGGGACGCCACGGTGTCCTCGTCAAGTCCGCGGTCGTCATGGAGCGTCTCGGGCAGTCCGACGTGGTGGCGCTGGACAAGACCGGCACCCTCACCGAGGGCACTCCGCGTGTGACCGGCGTCCACCCCCTGCCCGGCGCCGGGCTGACCGGCGAGACGCTGCTGGCCCTGGCCGCCGCGGCGGAGCACCCCAGCGAGCACCCCCTGGCGCGCGCCGTCGTGAACGCCGCCCAGGAGCGGGGGCTGCGCCTGTCACCGGCCTCGGAGTTCGACTCGGCGCCGGGTACCGGCGTGACCGCCACCGTCGACGGCCAGGTGATCTCGGTGGGCTCCCCCGCCCGCCTCCTGCGGCACACCGGAGCACCCGCGGCCGCGGACGCCGCCGCGTCGGCCACCGGACTGGAGGAAGCCGGGAGCACCGCGGTTCTCGTCCTGCGCGACGGCGAACCGGTGGGGGTGCTCGGGATCGCCGACCGCATCCGGCACGACGCCGCGGCGACCGTCACCGCACTGGCCCGTCTGACCGACGGCTCGCCGATGCTGCTGACCGGCGACAACGCACGCGCCGCCGCCCGGCTGGCCGCCGAGGCGGGCATCACCGACGTCCGGGCGGGACTGCTCCCCCAGGACAAGGCGGCGGCCGTCCGGGAACTGGAACAGGCCGGGCGCAGGGTGCTGGTCGTGGGCGACGGCGTCAACGACGCGCCCGCGCTGGCCGCCGCGCACGTCGGGATCGCGATGGGCCGCGCCGGCTCCGATCTCGCCCTGGAGGCGGCTGACGCGGTCGTCATCCGCGACGAACTGGCCACCGTCCCCACGGTGGTGGCACTCTCCCGGGCCACCCGTCGGCTGGTCGTGCAGAACCTGGTCGTCGCCGGCGTGTTCATCTCGGCACTCGTCGTCTGGGACCTCGTCGGTCATCTGCCGCTCCCGCTCGGTGTCCTGGGGCACGAGGGCTCCACCGTCATCGTGGGCCTCAACGGACTCCGGTTGCTGCGCGAATCGGCCTGGCGTCGCGCGGCGGGGCAGGAGCGGGAGGTAATGGGCGGTCGGCAGGTGCGGGACTGA
- a CDS encoding IclR family transcriptional regulator gives MADPRSYIIESLDTGLRLMRLFLTHDTLSVTEAARELDVARSTAHRVLSTLESRGFATRDTSGRGYSAGPELVTLGRPAGYGPGTRARLQVVLDAAATATGETVGTAALIGDQVIITDGRESPHPVRAVLETGRAHPAHATSAGKVLLAQLTTEQVCALYPDERLPGVTSRTPVSRSALLSELAGIRTLGRADSAGESVWGMNTVAVPLAGNSWRDRLALMASMPADRGGEPELERHAVALRTAAGLLPASF, from the coding sequence GTGGCCGACCCCAGGAGCTACATCATCGAGTCATTGGACACCGGGCTGCGCCTGATGCGCCTCTTCCTCACCCACGACACGCTGTCCGTCACCGAGGCCGCCAGGGAACTGGACGTGGCCCGCTCCACCGCGCACCGCGTGCTCAGCACCCTGGAGTCACGCGGCTTCGCCACCAGGGACACCTCGGGCCGTGGCTACTCCGCGGGACCCGAACTCGTCACGCTGGGCCGTCCGGCCGGTTACGGTCCCGGGACCAGGGCCCGCCTCCAGGTGGTGCTGGACGCGGCGGCCACCGCTACCGGGGAGACCGTCGGCACCGCCGCTCTGATCGGCGACCAGGTGATCATCACGGACGGCCGGGAGTCCCCGCACCCCGTGCGCGCCGTCCTGGAGACCGGCCGCGCGCACCCCGCGCACGCCACCTCGGCGGGCAAGGTGCTGCTCGCGCAGCTGACCACCGAACAGGTCTGCGCCCTCTACCCGGACGAGCGGCTGCCCGGTGTCACCAGCCGTACGCCGGTGTCCCGTTCGGCCCTGCTCTCCGAACTCGCCGGCATCCGCACCCTCGGCCGCGCCGACAGTGCCGGTGAGTCCGTGTGGGGAATGAACACCGTCGCGGTGCCGCTGGCCGGTAACAGCTGGCGTGACCGGCTCGCCCTGATGGCGTCCATGCCGGCCGACCGGGGTGGGGAGCCCGAACTCGAACGGCACGCCGTCGCACTGCGGACCGCCGCGGGACTGCTGCCGGCGTCCTTCTGA
- a CDS encoding ABC transporter ATP-binding protein, with protein sequence MTTPDVQRRRPGAGILRTALRRNSGAVARGTVLMGLYQAGETAFPIALGLIVEHTMRDRSLGSLGLSIAALAVIITTVSLSWRFGMRVLQKANTTEAHRWRVEVAACGLQPVARDVDVKSGEVLTIATEDADQTADIVEVVPLLISSLVAVVVASVALGTADLRLGLLVIVGTVGILSVLSVMSRRIGSSTREQQARVARAGAKVADLITGLRPLHGFGGNHAAFLSYRKVSTEAKHQAITVARVNGVYAGTALALNAVLAAAVTLTAGWLAYGGRITIGELVMAVGLAQFIMEPLKMFSEMPKYVMMARASADRMALVLAAPPPTSPGRERPAPGGDLEIDGVRHGTLRGLRFTVHAGEFVAVAAYQPRAGADLAAVLGVNVPPQAYEGAVRLGGREIADLSVEALREHLLVNPYDGEIFEGSLRTNIDPSGTSPMVPEAVEASLLTDVVALHREGLDHGVRDRGANLSGGQRQRLSLARALAADSDVLVLHDPTTAVDAVTEQLIARNIAKLRKGRTTLVITSSPALLDAADRVLVLDDGAVTAEDTHRRLLATDEEYCRAVAR encoded by the coding sequence ATGACAACTCCTGACGTGCAGCGCCGCCGCCCCGGCGCAGGCATCCTCCGCACCGCCCTGCGCCGCAACTCCGGCGCGGTCGCCCGGGGGACCGTCCTCATGGGCCTCTACCAGGCGGGGGAGACCGCCTTCCCCATCGCGCTCGGACTGATCGTCGAGCACACCATGCGGGACCGGAGCCTCGGCTCGCTCGGCCTGTCGATCGCGGCCCTGGCCGTCATCATCACGACCGTGTCGCTGTCGTGGCGCTTCGGCATGCGTGTGCTGCAGAAGGCCAACACGACCGAGGCGCACCGCTGGCGTGTCGAGGTGGCGGCCTGCGGCCTCCAGCCGGTGGCCAGGGACGTCGACGTCAAGTCCGGCGAGGTCCTGACCATCGCCACCGAGGACGCCGACCAGACCGCCGACATCGTCGAGGTGGTCCCGCTGCTGATCAGCTCGCTGGTCGCGGTGGTGGTGGCGTCCGTCGCCCTGGGCACGGCCGACCTGCGGCTCGGACTGCTGGTGATCGTGGGAACCGTCGGGATCCTGTCGGTCCTGAGCGTGATGTCCCGGCGCATCGGCTCCAGCACGCGTGAACAGCAGGCCCGCGTGGCACGGGCGGGCGCCAAGGTCGCCGACCTGATCACCGGGCTGCGCCCGCTCCACGGCTTCGGCGGCAACCACGCGGCGTTCCTCTCCTACCGGAAGGTCAGCACCGAGGCGAAGCACCAGGCGATCACCGTGGCCCGGGTGAACGGCGTCTACGCGGGCACCGCGCTGGCCCTCAACGCGGTGCTCGCCGCCGCCGTGACCCTGACGGCGGGGTGGCTGGCGTACGGAGGCCGGATCACCATCGGAGAACTCGTCATGGCCGTGGGCCTGGCGCAGTTCATCATGGAACCGCTCAAGATGTTCTCCGAGATGCCCAAGTACGTCATGATGGCGCGCGCCTCGGCCGACCGGATGGCCCTCGTGCTCGCCGCGCCCCCACCGACCTCCCCGGGCCGGGAACGCCCGGCCCCCGGCGGAGACCTCGAGATCGACGGTGTCCGCCACGGGACGCTGCGAGGACTCCGGTTCACGGTCCACGCAGGGGAGTTCGTGGCCGTCGCCGCCTACCAGCCGCGCGCGGGCGCGGACCTCGCCGCGGTCCTCGGCGTGAACGTCCCGCCGCAGGCCTACGAGGGGGCGGTGCGGCTCGGCGGACGGGAGATCGCGGACCTCTCCGTCGAGGCCCTCCGCGAGCACCTCCTGGTGAACCCGTACGACGGGGAGATCTTCGAGGGCAGCCTCCGTACGAACATCGATCCGTCGGGGACCAGCCCGATGGTCCCCGAGGCCGTGGAGGCGTCCCTCCTGACCGATGTCGTCGCCCTCCACCGCGAGGGACTCGACCACGGTGTCCGCGATCGTGGCGCGAACCTGTCCGGGGGGCAGCGCCAACGGCTGTCGCTGGCCCGCGCCCTCGCCGCCGACTCCGACGTCCTGGTCCTGCACGACCCGACCACAGCGGTCGACGCGGTCACCGAACAGCTCATCGCGCGCAACATCGCGAAGCTGCGCAAGGGCCGCACCACCCTCGTGATCACCAGCAGTCCCGCCCTGCTGGACGCCGCCGACCGTGTGCTCGTGCTCGACGACGGCGCCGTCACGGCCGAGGACACACACCGCCGCCTCCTCGCCACCGACGAGGAGTACTGCAGAGCCGTCGCCCGGTGA
- a CDS encoding metalloregulator ArsR/SmtB family transcription factor gives MGHGRDEQTSATTRERLDAVGAAGVAETLQALATPSRLRILARLQEGPCAVGDLAEAVEMEPSACSHQLRLLRNLGLVAGERRGRSIVYALYDHHVAELLDQALYHVEHLRLGLRDAPAEIAAAASER, from the coding sequence ATGGGCCACGGACGTGACGAGCAGACCAGCGCGACCACCCGCGAGCGCCTCGACGCCGTGGGGGCTGCGGGTGTCGCGGAGACCCTCCAGGCGCTGGCCACCCCCTCCCGGCTGCGCATTCTGGCGCGCCTGCAGGAGGGCCCCTGCGCGGTCGGTGACCTCGCCGAGGCGGTGGAGATGGAGCCCTCCGCCTGCTCCCATCAGCTGCGGCTGCTGAGGAATCTGGGACTGGTCGCCGGTGAACGCCGAGGGCGTTCCATCGTCTACGCCCTGTACGACCACCACGTCGCGGAACTCCTCGACCAGGCCCTGTACCACGTCGAGCACCTGCGCCTGGGCCTCCGTGACGCTCCCGCCGAGATCGCCGCGGCGGCCTCGGAGCGCTGA
- a CDS encoding adenosine kinase has translation MHQQTDVLVLGGAGVDTVVHVPELPLPFADSYMIRPGIETRAGQSGDFVALGLHALGLRTHHLDMIGDDHEGDLVRALHRDRGIPFTEVPQAAGTKRAVNLVAPDGRRLSLYDASRAHDSDRFQESTVRRLLAGTRHAHVVITQPCGFTVPVLREAGVTISTDLHDWDGVDAYHETFALQADIVFLSTTALTDPERTMRDITGRGRARIVVATAGADGSYLLYDDGLTHTPAVTPPAPVVDSNGAGDAFASGFLLGVLSGEHPRRCALYGTVAGAHACTVPSTRTDAIGREELLARVAEAEKDRAAEGIRTP, from the coding sequence ATGCACCAGCAGACCGACGTCCTCGTCCTGGGCGGTGCCGGCGTCGACACCGTCGTCCACGTCCCCGAACTCCCGCTCCCGTTCGCCGACAGCTACATGATCCGGCCCGGCATCGAGACCCGCGCCGGGCAGAGCGGGGACTTCGTCGCCCTCGGACTGCACGCCCTCGGCCTGCGCACCCACCACCTCGACATGATCGGCGACGACCACGAGGGTGACCTGGTCCGCGCCCTGCACCGCGACCGGGGCATCCCCTTCACCGAGGTTCCCCAGGCGGCCGGCACGAAGCGTGCCGTCAACCTCGTCGCTCCCGACGGGCGACGGCTGTCCCTGTACGACGCCTCCCGCGCGCACGACTCGGACCGGTTCCAGGAGTCGACGGTCCGCCGGCTCCTCGCCGGCACCCGTCATGCCCACGTCGTCATCACGCAGCCGTGCGGCTTCACCGTTCCGGTGCTCCGCGAGGCCGGGGTGACCATCTCCACCGATCTGCACGACTGGGACGGCGTCGACGCCTACCACGAGACGTTCGCGCTCCAGGCGGACATCGTGTTCCTGTCCACCACCGCACTGACCGACCCCGAGCGCACCATGCGTGACATCACCGGACGAGGACGGGCCCGGATCGTCGTCGCGACCGCGGGTGCCGACGGTTCGTACCTGCTGTACGACGACGGGCTGACGCACACGCCGGCCGTCACCCCGCCCGCCCCGGTGGTGGATTCCAACGGCGCCGGCGACGCCTTCGCCTCCGGGTTCCTCCTCGGCGTGCTGAGCGGCGAACACCCCCGGCGCTGCGCTCTCTACGGGACGGTCGCCGGTGCCCACGCGTGCACCGTGCCCTCGACGCGCACCGACGCCATCGGACGTGAGGAACTGCTCGCCCGGGTGGCCGAGGCCGAGAAGGACCGTGCGGCGGAGGGCATTCGGACACCGTGA
- a CDS encoding MsnO8 family LLM class oxidoreductase: MSSSIASTRFSFLDRSRTREGYDGPQALRDTVALAGTVEALGYHRFWVSEHHGVPGIAGSAPTVLAAAVAAATSTIRVGTGGVMLPNHQPFVVAEQFGVLASLFPGRIDMGLGRSAGFTDGIRRALGRDKQDAQTFAGQLAELLGWLDGTQQAHPQVHARPAEGLHVPPYVLATGEGAAVAAAAGLPLVVGDLRGRDRLLRAVEAYRGGFQPSAWGRDPYVIVAGTVAVAGSEAEARRLLAPEAWSMAYSRTHGSFPPLLPAERIEASAMTEKERALFEDGLRGHLAGTEDMVRAGLEEVIGETGADEILVTTSTHDREALADSMRRLARIAGLG; this comes from the coding sequence GTGAGTTCTTCCATCGCATCGACCCGGTTCTCCTTCCTCGACCGCTCCCGGACCCGCGAGGGGTACGACGGCCCGCAGGCACTGCGGGACACCGTCGCGCTGGCAGGAACGGTGGAGGCCCTCGGTTACCACCGTTTCTGGGTCTCCGAGCACCACGGTGTCCCCGGCATCGCGGGATCGGCGCCGACGGTACTGGCCGCCGCCGTCGCGGCAGCGACCTCCACCATCCGGGTCGGGACCGGCGGAGTGATGCTCCCGAACCATCAGCCCTTCGTCGTGGCCGAGCAGTTCGGGGTGCTCGCCTCGCTCTTCCCCGGCCGGATCGACATGGGCCTGGGTCGTTCGGCCGGCTTCACCGACGGGATCCGCAGAGCCCTCGGGCGCGACAAGCAGGACGCCCAGACGTTCGCCGGACAGCTCGCCGAACTCCTCGGATGGCTCGACGGCACCCAGCAGGCGCACCCCCAGGTTCACGCCCGCCCGGCCGAGGGACTGCACGTGCCGCCGTACGTGCTCGCCACCGGTGAGGGCGCCGCCGTCGCCGCGGCAGCCGGTCTGCCGCTCGTCGTGGGCGATCTGCGCGGGCGCGACAGGCTGCTACGGGCCGTGGAGGCGTACCGCGGTGGATTCCAGCCCTCCGCATGGGGCCGGGACCCGTATGTGATCGTGGCCGGCACCGTCGCGGTCGCCGGCTCCGAGGCGGAGGCGAGGCGTCTCCTGGCCCCCGAGGCGTGGTCCATGGCGTACTCGCGCACCCATGGCTCCTTCCCGCCGCTGCTGCCGGCCGAGCGGATCGAGGCGTCGGCCATGACGGAGAAGGAACGCGCGCTGTTCGAGGACGGGCTCCGCGGACATCTCGCGGGCACCGAGGACATGGTGCGGGCGGGGCTCGAAGAGGTGATCGGGGAGACCGGCGCGGACGAGATCCTGGTCACCACCAGCACCCACGACCGCGAGGCCCTCGCGGACTCGATGCGGAGGCTCGCACGGATCGCGGGCCTCGGCTGA
- a CDS encoding alpha/beta hydrolase-fold protein translates to MRRVTEQARRDDAFAGFGLPGVPGSPEFWAAAGAPASLPAEDGGWVTLFLWRGSPASVGFESWSGPVSLRRWEDTDCWYAEVHMPARLRVTYRFLADDGEYADPFNPAGAGGDRSVLATPDAPRQPHWPVVGADDVLPVPDTRIRWAGGRLGGRRTVRVHPVGGGGPAVLLLDGDDWLYLHPAMTAFESAVANGDMPPVSLVFLPSRDRAAEFGCSSVLWEAVRDELLPLVAESGASADVDRLVVAGQSLGGLSAMYAALEYPDLVSRVACQSPSFWWAPGALDRADLLDGPVGGSIAERLRERPDLSGLRVAFDVGEHETRMLPHCELAERLTEQAGATVRVSRSPSAHDRAGWRHALVRDVAWALG, encoded by the coding sequence ATGCGCCGCGTGACGGAACAGGCCCGCAGGGACGACGCGTTCGCCGGGTTCGGGCTGCCGGGCGTGCCCGGCAGCCCGGAATTCTGGGCGGCCGCGGGAGCACCCGCGTCGCTGCCCGCCGAGGACGGCGGCTGGGTGACCCTGTTCCTGTGGCGGGGCTCTCCGGCGAGCGTGGGCTTCGAGAGCTGGTCGGGGCCCGTGTCCCTGCGCCGGTGGGAGGACACCGACTGCTGGTACGCCGAGGTGCACATGCCGGCGCGGCTGCGGGTGACCTACCGGTTCCTCGCGGACGACGGGGAGTACGCCGACCCGTTCAACCCTGCGGGCGCGGGCGGTGACCGGTCGGTCCTCGCGACCCCGGACGCTCCGCGTCAGCCGCACTGGCCCGTCGTCGGTGCCGACGACGTCCTTCCGGTCCCGGACACCCGGATCCGCTGGGCCGGCGGGCGGCTGGGAGGACGGCGTACCGTGCGGGTCCATCCGGTGGGCGGCGGCGGCCCCGCGGTGCTGTTGCTGGACGGGGACGACTGGCTCTATCTCCATCCGGCCATGACCGCGTTCGAATCGGCCGTGGCGAACGGCGACATGCCGCCCGTCAGCCTCGTCTTCCTCCCGTCCAGGGACAGGGCGGCGGAGTTCGGGTGCAGTTCCGTGCTGTGGGAGGCGGTCCGGGACGAACTGCTGCCGCTGGTGGCGGAGTCCGGCGCATCCGCGGACGTGGACCGGCTGGTGGTCGCCGGGCAGAGCCTGGGAGGTCTGAGCGCGATGTACGCGGCCCTGGAGTACCCGGACCTGGTGTCCCGCGTCGCCTGTCAGTCACCGTCGTTCTGGTGGGCACCCGGCGCCCTGGACCGGGCGGACCTTCTCGACGGTCCGGTCGGCGGCAGCATCGCCGAGCGCCTGCGCGAGCGCCCCGACCTGTCCGGGCTGCGGGTCGCGTTCGACGTGGGGGAACACGAGACCCGCATGCTTCCCCACTGCGAGCTCGCGGAGCGCCTGACCGAGCAGGCCGGTGCGACCGTGCGTGTCTCACGGTCGCCGTCGGCTCATGACCGGGCGGGCTGGCGGCACGCCCTGGTCAGGGATGTCGCCTGGGCGCTCGGCTAG
- a CDS encoding endo alpha-1,4 polygalactosaminidase translates to MAGRALSLFFRRRRAVAGMATALASVLGAGVLAGCAGADGESAADEPTRRTETGDVRLPTAGMTFDYQIGGGYTPPDGVRAVSRDREDDPAPGLYNVCYVNAFQTQPDALEWWQDTHPDLLLRDGNGKEIIDEGWDEVLLDTSTPAKRTKLVEIVGKWIDGCAENGFQAVEPDNLDSFERSKGKLTRDHNAAFAKELATRAHGDGLAIGQKNTTDLLDRHQEIGFDFAVTEECAQFDECDAYADAYDDRVFAIEYEGEGDVGFDESCSSWGGRISLVLRDLDVLPAGEKGHVFRTC, encoded by the coding sequence GTGGCCGGCCGTGCCCTGTCCCTGTTCTTTCGTCGTCGGCGCGCGGTCGCCGGCATGGCGACGGCCCTAGCCTCCGTCCTCGGGGCGGGCGTGCTCGCCGGCTGTGCGGGCGCCGACGGGGAGTCCGCCGCCGACGAGCCCACGCGGCGGACGGAGACCGGCGACGTGCGCCTGCCGACGGCCGGGATGACGTTCGACTACCAGATCGGCGGTGGCTACACGCCGCCCGACGGGGTGCGCGCGGTGTCCCGCGACCGCGAGGACGATCCGGCCCCCGGCCTGTACAACGTCTGCTACGTGAACGCCTTCCAGACCCAGCCCGACGCCCTGGAATGGTGGCAGGACACCCACCCGGACCTCCTGCTGAGGGACGGGAACGGGAAGGAGATCATCGACGAGGGTTGGGACGAGGTACTCCTGGACACCTCCACGCCCGCCAAGCGCACCAAGCTCGTGGAGATCGTCGGGAAGTGGATCGACGGCTGTGCCGAGAACGGCTTCCAAGCGGTCGAGCCGGACAACCTCGACTCCTTCGAGCGGTCGAAGGGCAAGCTGACGCGGGATCACAATGCCGCCTTCGCGAAGGAACTGGCCACGCGGGCGCATGGCGACGGTCTGGCGATCGGGCAGAAGAACACCACCGACCTGCTCGACCGGCACCAGGAGATCGGCTTCGACTTCGCGGTCACCGAGGAGTGCGCCCAGTTCGACGAATGCGACGCCTACGCCGACGCGTACGACGACCGTGTCTTCGCCATCGAGTACGAGGGCGAGGGCGATGTGGGCTTCGACGAGAGCTGCTCCAGCTGGGGCGGCAGGATCTCCCTCGTCCTGCGGGACCTCGACGTGCTCCCCGCCGGCGAGAAGGGGCACGTCTTCCGGACCTGCTGA
- a CDS encoding phytanoyl-CoA dioxygenase family protein, whose product MTTREHLLTSVQVARFVASGSLRLDAVVPAEMNEQAVEVLDAGIPPVAYGTPLAEAFAPGSFAQRLTSLPAVAGAIRSLVGPGPTVDHHAVHVREPHQGFAQPLHGDAIIDVRPDAFDIQLMYYPHEVTADMGGTLSVPGSHLRRTNETDTGRYQNLRGQTRLVCPAGTVVLLHHGIWHGGRRNDSDTPRYMFKIRFNPTVPQVRLWDTDDLDDPRVGDELRAGFDWYEPAAGRLEIHNRVLLWRALTGDGTFDIDHWVTRVNNRPALGSPA is encoded by the coding sequence ATGACGACCAGAGAACACTTGCTGACCTCGGTCCAGGTCGCCCGCTTCGTCGCGAGCGGGTCCCTGCGCCTGGACGCGGTGGTACCGGCCGAAATGAACGAGCAGGCGGTCGAGGTCCTGGACGCGGGGATACCTCCGGTGGCCTACGGGACGCCGCTCGCCGAGGCCTTCGCCCCGGGATCCTTCGCCCAGCGCCTGACGTCACTGCCGGCCGTGGCGGGGGCGATCCGGAGCCTCGTCGGCCCCGGACCGACCGTCGACCACCACGCCGTGCACGTACGGGAACCCCACCAGGGCTTCGCCCAGCCGCTGCACGGCGACGCCATCATCGACGTGCGGCCGGACGCGTTCGACATCCAGCTCATGTACTACCCGCACGAGGTCACGGCCGACATGGGCGGCACCCTGAGCGTGCCCGGCAGTCATCTGCGCCGCACCAACGAGACGGACACCGGCCGCTACCAGAACCTCCGAGGCCAGACGCGACTCGTGTGTCCGGCGGGGACGGTCGTCCTCCTCCATCACGGCATCTGGCACGGAGGGCGCAGGAACGACAGCGACACCCCCCGGTACATGTTCAAGATCCGGTTCAACCCGACGGTCCCGCAGGTCCGGCTGTGGGACACCGACGACCTGGACGACCCGCGGGTGGGAGACGAACTCAGGGCGGGCTTCGACTGGTACGAGCCGGCGGCGGGCCGCCTGGAGATCCACAACCGGGTGCTGCTCTGGCGGGCGCTCACCGGCGACGGCACCTTCGACATCGACCACTGGGTCACCCGTGTGAACAACCGGCCGGCCCTGGGGAGCCCCGCATGA
- a CDS encoding AraC family transcriptional regulator — protein MDQVSLPLAEPPVVVNVGVGVHGVSGPRDVFRLPGLWQMHLYGYSGRLTVGGSRHAIGPGRVSLVPPGAEATFDYRGRSEHLYAHLRVADAGERRSVPVMQDAGTEAPLISGLLQRALAAMPGAPAQATAEMWTALWRVARLAGRERPGGAHGAVASAMAHIEANLAAPLTVPDIARLSGISHSHLTRLFRAETGSTVAAYIRSRRLEHAGHLLRESTMSIQAIACSVGISDLQAFNKACHRELGGSPRAVRGRFLPGGTAGPG, from the coding sequence ATGGATCAGGTCTCGCTCCCGCTGGCCGAGCCACCGGTCGTGGTGAACGTCGGAGTCGGCGTGCACGGTGTCAGCGGTCCGCGGGACGTCTTCCGGTTGCCCGGTCTGTGGCAGATGCACCTCTACGGCTACAGCGGGCGTCTCACCGTGGGCGGCAGCAGGCATGCCATTGGTCCGGGGCGGGTCAGTCTCGTCCCGCCCGGCGCCGAGGCCACCTTCGACTACCGCGGCCGGTCGGAGCACCTGTACGCGCATCTGCGTGTGGCGGACGCCGGGGAGCGCCGGAGCGTGCCTGTCATGCAGGACGCCGGTACGGAAGCCCCGCTCATCTCGGGGCTGTTGCAGCGCGCACTGGCCGCCATGCCGGGAGCGCCGGCCCAGGCCACGGCGGAGATGTGGACGGCGCTGTGGCGGGTCGCGCGGCTCGCGGGGCGGGAGCGTCCGGGTGGTGCGCACGGGGCGGTGGCTTCGGCCATGGCGCACATCGAGGCCAATCTCGCCGCTCCGCTGACGGTGCCGGACATCGCCCGGCTCAGCGGAATCTCCCACAGCCACCTGACGCGTCTCTTCCGCGCCGAGACCGGGTCGACCGTGGCGGCCTACATCCGGTCCCGCCGTCTGGAGCACGCCGGGCACCTGCTGCGCGAGTCGACGATGTCGATCCAGGCGATCGCCTGCTCGGTGGGCATCAGTGACCTCCAGGCCTTCAACAAGGCGTGCCACCGCGAACTCGGCGGGTCACCCCGTGCGGTCCGCGGCCGGTTCCTGCCCGGGGGCACCGCCGGACCGGGCTGA